The Plasmodium brasilianum strain Bolivian I chromosome 14, whole genome shotgun sequence genome contains a region encoding:
- a CDS encoding glycerol-3-phosphate 1-O-acyltransferase — MKNFANSLLTALFLFILEIIIVENLKYKPLNYIKNHSHYAYMIKGITKSRHTNNNTYASSNITNYTDSNNNATNNKVTTLLLKENSYQEAYTLISNELELLKKENDDNIDHINTFTGFLKKYYEEIKKYKSCSPQTFLNMFLMYIDTFKKYRYYSFPNIHRYDENLYEWSLEFWSHLIDKKNSKFFGTPNINKTKKWIDEGHNVIIFSNHHIEADANIIKYYFHMNNAQNISRNIIFVGGHKIRADPLSRPFSVTANLLSIFSKKYIENPPHLREEKILFNHKSLNTLKNLLSEGKQIIWLTPSGGRDRKGPDGNINISPFDPKIIQSFHVIAKRSKVKTHFVGLALNTYNICPPPNTIDVDEIEKQRSCSYSPIGLNLGEDVFDVYPSMDEKEITSCLYNYVNQLYEQIR, encoded by the coding sequence atgaaaaattttgctAACTCCTTGTTAACTGCTTTATTCTTATTCATCcttgaaataataattgttgaaaacttaaaatataaaccgcttaattatataaaaaatcacagtcattatgcatatatgatTAAGGGCATTACTAAAAGCAGAcacacaaataataatacctACGCTTCTTCAAATATAACTAATTATACtgatagtaacaataatgcTACTAATAATAAAGTTACTACTTTATTGTTAAAAGAAAACTCATACCAAGAAGCGTACACACTAATTTCTAACgaattagaattattaaaaaaagaaaatgacgATAATATAGATCACATTAATACTTTTACaggttttttaaaaaaatattatgaagaaattaaaaaatataagtctTGTTCACCACAGACATtcttaaatatgtttttaatgtatattgacacatttaaaaaatatcgaTATTATTCTTTCCCTAATATACATAGGTATGATGAGAATTTATATGAATGGTCATTAGAGTTTTGGTCCCATttaattgataaaaaaaattcgaaaTTTTTTGGTACTccaaatattaacaaaacaaaaaagtgGATAGATGAAGGAcataatgttattatatttagtaATCATCATATAGAAGCTGAtgcaaatataattaaatattattttcatatgaaCAATGCACAAAATATTTCgagaaatattatatttgttgGTGGTCATAAGATAAGGGCAGATCCTTTATCAAGACCATTTAGTGTTACAGCTAATCTCCTTTCCatcttttcaaaaaaatatatagaaaaccCACCACATttaagagaagaaaaaattttgttcaaTCACAAATCTCTgaatactttaaaaaatttattaagtgaaggaaaacaaattatttggTTAACACCCAGTGGAGGCAGAGACAGAAAGGGTCCAGATggaaatattaacatttctCCTTTTGATCCGAAAATAATACAGTCATTTCATGTCATTGCAAAAAGGTCAAAAGTAAAGACACATTTTGTAGGATTAGCTTTAAAcacttataatatatgtcCACCGCCTAACACAATCGATGTTGATGAAATTGAAAAGCAGAGATCTTGTTCTTATTCACCAATAGGTTTAAATTTAGGAGAAGATGTGTTTGATGTATATCCGTCCATGgatgaaaaggaaataacATCATGTCTTTACAACTACGTTAATCAGTTATACGAGCAGATACGCTAA
- a CDS encoding hypothetical protein (conserved Plasmodium protein) produces MHQKHLQGDNNEVETIGGVVSDKVININSKGMKDISNDNLNKSRDHADNYVNIGESYEENLLYTENRKNNNENSSSTCSEKYINIFDSNEKELHRTKNEEANIREKDTLYNSKSKLYKTKKKLSPYSYEEETDYTTIITKREINNQPKKEYINEHSEENNNEDAYNLKGTNIPGDSSVGVIVNNSLILKRKDTGDTEKKCSFSELKHNNAHNEKEKNKKELNNTAEDNENTPSVQSEENGRRNVTISHMGEKEKKKKKNEQNSCLNKQDLIKSLNEKWSDKLNEIYTKKSINIKNIQKDEKIVDHFISPIVKNEVSVQNLKEKKSEIITNFEKFSSHSKKQNNISCNIKNKSTKFFPNNNTNSMNHTRNQNLQEEIIIQKIVLQQNDMNDKVQKTVNSIENMLDETERKNMNNSMRKSKNFNKRRNSEVQNNLSREEEIQIDRLSKHFEFSSSPSSFPPSFPTSFPASFSTSFSTSHNKSSIFLVNPLVVKEEESIDNENLKKGNNLLCPQNIKTEDTDMLALDYNLQPDDSREIQRKMKNIKDSFIYEKLNNTNLFEEKEVKRSNSNLSEKLINIKIYDDSEIDEVDDNESDSFWFNKEVSAVLNKSEYYPNKYLDEHIEGKAIKNGENYNFLGLSSTGKLSMKKKNSNKRMRQQIKRCNSDIIMIERGLSNVLRNRNTFDNVMIRGNDDKDKEIEEAFDVLNRGRSSRCGNTLDKSKKHSNSNDNISCNSIDSISCNSNDSISCNSNSYCRSNNKKKTESMNILGMFENVKAKLARYNLNVDIDRINFKNVDIYQVDFEKLGLNVDNLEKEEKYILLLYISEKKSEYVKNERQTFKRMHSNITQFQSNQKEMIKVKKNSLNNDFYEDCQNSHKGDQYSKKDNTLVDKQNLRISRNDNCTNDLGKAETEVEIVEEERIFTPKCSPENECINERINSSTCHPHDSSLYKIINSHKYIYASNQSNDYNISLKEVPEMKKIMNNNNIGSSGTGSSGTFCEVRLFFEFCRRMIKQYNLRREVSSNINYINEKTLLEKFFKSFIYLFIQDECIDQFLKCYEHVNEVKNVEDSLLKNSLCVEYMCNILLNDSVNDTECSEKDVLNNESLNFPEMMKNIIKYFIINDNLVSKIKEIQIINRILKDEVKTYSIKVPCMDLYFDVEPHFIEDVERVVVGKDVGFFTIQILNHDYTYNYYKNKKETIINDQNNNPIWNFFYGYLNDIYYWYNEKDENALLTPVHIKDGSVNRDMNNSKRLSRNFIKPKKNENKEQQNNLKLEGEYDCFENFVDDKSNDSLKNYEAHSKNDTGDKKNKDLRGEGDKVKSINTDKINEKLKKKCEQIDEAEYIHFIEKNKYVMNMHKGEGANEDETILSSSTKIEEFQMYSNFSSVDNSNCLDSHMMDSNPLQKNHPLGTVDSSTICIRNYTDAVKGGPTSSSNSSNGDSRNDRSNDISNISCKYSRNDNRNYRSNSNTKRNDNCGSTSHGEVQPSTHLEPDYYSTFITVEKIAKCENEVHNEDVAQMVSFQYKGSLPKDKMNASNKICKMNKMSKNTNRIGSYFSSYNNEILTAVHLKNEKVENFSDAHFILERCRKYNKQISMSYVHILNSKTKKYLAVNLENKKFLFTNKYDDTFYTDEFNIQNKISTYFQLQSITDMMKNILIEDIVQTFVDILLSQEMNILNQKKDTLTTTHLHIG; encoded by the coding sequence atgcatCAGAAGCATTTACAAGGAGACAATAATGAAGTTGAAACAATTGGAGGAGTGGTTAGTGATAAggttattaatattaattcaaaAGGGATGAAGGACATCTCAAATGACAACCTTAACAAATCAAGAGATCATGCAGACAATTATGTGAATATAGGTGAATCATATGAGGAGAATCTACTTTATACtgaaaacagaaaaaacaataatgaaaatagttCATCTACATGtagtgaaaaatatataaatatatttgactCCAATGAAAAGGAGTTACATAGAactaaaaatgaagaagcaAATATCAGAGAAAAAGATACCTTATACAATTCAAAATCAAAATTGtataaaacgaaaaaaaaattgtcgCCTTATTCTTATGAGGAAGAAACTGATTACACAACAATTATCACAAAAAGGGAGATTAATAATCAGCCTAAAAAGGAGTATATTAATGAGCATAGTGAGGAGAATAACAATGAGGACGCTTATAATTTGAAGGGCACAAATATACCAGGGGACTCCAGCGTAGGAGTTATAGTTAATAATAGCTTGATACTAAAACGTAAAGATACGGGAGACacggaaaaaaaatgttcttttagtgaattaaaacataataatgcacataatgaaaaagagaagaataaaaaagagcTCAATAATACAGCAGAGGATAACGAAAATACACCGAGTGTGCAAAGTGAAGAAAATGGGAGAAGAAATGTCACAATAAGTCATATGGgggagaaagaaaaaaaaaagaaaaaaaatgaacaaaatagtTGCCTGAACAAACaagatttaataaaaagcttaaatgaaaaatggtCAGATAAATTAAACGAAATTTATACAAagaaaagtataaatattaagaatataCAAAAAGATGAAAAGATTGTTGATCATTTTATATCACCtatagtaaaaaatgaagtaagTGTACAAAacttaaaggaaaaaaaaagtgaaattataacgaattttgaaaaattttcctCACATTCAAAAAAGCAGAATAATATATcttgtaatataaaaaataagagtacaaaattttttcctAATAATAATACGAATTCTATGAACCACACACGAAATCAAAATTTGCaggaagaaataataatacaaaaaattgttttacaGCAAAATGACATGAATGACAAGGTCCAAAAAACGGTAAATAGTATTGAAAATATGCTTGACGAAAcggaaaggaaaaatatgaataactCTATGAGAAAATCTAAGAACTTCAATAAAAGGAGAAACAGTGAAGTTCAAAATAATTTGAGTAGGGAGGAAGAAATACAAATCGACAGATTGAGTAAGCATTTCGAATTTTCTTCATCCCCTTCTTCGTTTCCTCCCTCTTTTCCTACGTCTTTTCCTGCATCTTTTTCAACTTCTTTTTCAACGTCTCACAACAAATCATCCATTTTTCTTGTTAATCCATTAGTGGTAAAAGAAGAGGAAAGTATAGATAATGAAAAtctgaaaaaaggaaataatcTTCTATGTCCACAGAATATCAAAACAGAGGACACTGACATGTTAGCACTGGATTATAATTTACAACCTGATGATTCACGTGAAATACaacgaaaaatgaaaaatattaaggaCTCTttcatttatgaaaaattaaataataccAATTTATTTGAAGAAAAGGAAGTAAAAAGGAGTAATTCTAACTTatcagaaaaattaataaatataaaaatatatgatgacTCGGAAATAGATGAAGTGGATGACAATGAATCAGATTCATTTTGGTTTAATAAAGAAGTATCAGCtgttttaaataaatcaGAATATTATCCTAATAAATATCTAGATGAGCATATTGAAGGTAAGGCGATAAAGAACGGTGAAAATTATAACTTTCTGGGATTGAGCTCAACTGGTAAATTgtcaatgaaaaaaaaaaatagtaataaaaggATGAGGCAACAAATTAAAAGGTGTAACAGTGATATAATTATGATTGAAAGGGGGTTAAGCAATGTTCTTAGAAATAGAAATACCTTCGATAATGTAATGATAAGGGGAAATGATGATAAGGACAAAGAAATTGAGGAAGCGTTTGATGTACTCAACAGGGGTAGAAGCAGTAGATGCGGTAATACCTTagataaaagtaaaaaacatAGTAACAGTAATGACAATATCAGTTGTAATAGCATTGACAGTATCAGCTGTAACAGTAATGACAGTATCAGTTGTAACAGTAATAGCTATTGTAgaagtaataataagaaaaagacCGAAAGCATGAACATTTTAGGCATGTTCGAAAATGTTAAGGCCAAGTTAGCTAGGTATAACCTCAATGTTGATATTGatagaataaattttaaaaacgtTGACATATATCAAGTAGATTTTGAAAAACTAGGTTTAAATGTAGATAATttagaaaaggaagaaaaatacattttattgttatacaTTTCAGAAAAGAAATCAGAGTATGTTAAGAATGAGAGACAAACATTCAAGAGGATGCATTCGAATATAACACAGTTTCAGTCAAATCAAAAGGAAATGATAAAAGTGAAAAAGAATAGCTTAAATAATGATTTTTATGAAGATTGTCAGAACTCGCATAAAGGAGATCAATACAGTAAAAAAGATAACACATTAGTGGATAAGCAGAATTTGAGAATTAGTAGAAATGATAACTGTACGAATGATTTAGGAAAGGCCGAAACAGAAGTAGAAATAGTAGAAGAAGAAAGAATTTTTACCCCCAAGTGCTCACCAGAGAATGAATGCATAAACGAACGAATAAATTCTAGTACATGTCACCCGCACGATTCATctctatataaaataatcaatTCGCATAAGTATATTTATGCTTCTAACCAGTCTaatgattataatatatctttgAAAGAAGTACCggaaatgaagaaaattatgaataataataatattggaAGTAGTGGTACTGGCAGTAGTGGCACATTTTGCGAAGTAAGGCTCTTCTTTGAGTTTTGCCGTAGAATGATAAAGCAGTACAACTTGCGGAGAGAAGTATCGAgtaacataaattatatcaatGAAAAAACtcttttagaaaaattttttaaaagttttatttatttatttattcaagATGAATGCATTGATCAATTTCTGAAATGTTATGAACATGTTAATGAGGTAAAAAATGTAGAGGATAGTTTGTTGAAAAACTCGCTATGTGTAGAATATATGTGTAACATTCTTTTGAACGATAGTGTAAACGATACAGAATGTAGTGAAAAAGATGTACTGAATAATGAATCTTTAAATTTTCCcgaaatgatgaaaaatataataaaatattttataataaatgacAATTTAgttagtaaaataaaagaaatacaaataattaatagGATATTAAAGGATGAAGTTAAAACATACTCTATTAAAGTCCCATGTAtggatttatattttgatgtAGAACCACATTTCATTGAAGATGTTGAAAGAGTAGTAGTTGGAAAAGATGTAGGCTTTTTTACTATTCAGATATTGAACCAtgattatacatataattattacaaaaataagaaggaaactataataaatgatcaaaataataatcctatttggaattttttttatggctatttaaatgatatatattattggtataatgaaaaagacgAAAACGCATTACTTACACCTGTACATATAAAGGATGGATCAGTAAATAGAGATATGAACAATTCTAAAAGACTATCTAGGAATTTTAttaaaccaaaaaaaaatgaaaataaagaacaacagaataatttaaaactaGAGGGAGAATACGAttgttttgaaaattttgttGACGATAAAAGTAAtgattctttaaaaaattatgaagcACATAGTAAAAATGATACAGGAGATAAGAAAAACAAAGACTTACGAGGAGAAGGTGACAAAGTTAAATCAATAAATACagacaaaataaatgagaaactcaaaaaaaaatgtgagcAGATTGATGAAGCagaatatattcattttatcgaaaagaacaaatatgTAATGAATATGCATAAAGGAGAAGGCGCAAATGAGGATGAAACAATACTTAGCAGTTCTACTAAGATAGAAGAGTTTCAAATGTACAGTAACTTTTCAAGTGTTGACAATTCTAATTGTTTAGATAGCCATATGATGGATAGTAACCCTCTCCAAAAAAATCATCCCCTTGGTACAGTTGATAGTAGTACTATTTGCATTAGAAATTATACGGATGCTGTAAAAGGGGGCCCCACATCTAGCAGCAACAGTAGTAATGGCGATAGTAGGAACGATAGAAGTAATGATATAAGCAATATTAGTTGTAAATATAGTCGAAATGATAATCGTAACTATAGAAGTAATAGTAATACCAAACGTAATGATAACTGCGGTAGTACTAGCCATGGCGAAGTACAACCCTCTACCCATCTTGAACCGGACTATTATAGCACCTTTATTACAGTTGAGAAAATCGCAAAATGTGAAAATGAGGTACACAACGAGGATGTAGCACAAATGGTTTCATTCCAATATAAAGGATCCCTACCAAAAGATAAAATGAACGCCTCGAATAAGATATGTAAGATGAATAAAATGAGTAAGAATACAAATAGAATAGGTAGCTATTTTTCCTCATATAATAACGAAATATTAACTGCTGTTCAtcttaaaaatgaaaaggtcGAGAATTTTTCAGATGCGCACTTTATATTGGAAAGATGTAGAAAGTATAACAAACAAATAAGTATgtcatatgtgcatatattaaattcaaaaaccaaaaaatatttggcTGTAAAtctggaaaataaaaaatttttatttacaaataaatatgatgaCACATTTTATACAGATGAGTTTAATATCCAGAATAAAATATCAACATATTTCCAATTACAGTCCATAACTGatatgatgaaaaatattttaattgaaGATATAGTTCAAACATTTGTTGATATTTTGTTGAGTCaggaaatgaatatattgaatcaaaaaaaagatacacTTACAACAACACATCTCCATATTGGAtag
- a CDS encoding structural maintenance of chromosomes protein 2, with translation MENSLKTNMNNTDYNGMHIEEIILDGFKSYPTKTVIGPFHPQFNAITGLNGSGKSNVLDAICFVMGINNLSLIRVNRLDELIYKQGQAGITKGSVTIKFNNEEKPSPLQEPYRDMKNITITRQIVLGGRNRYLLNSHNAKPKDISDFFQSLKLNINNPHFLIMQGKITKVINMKPVELLGLIEESSGTKLYEVKRTNAINLMVKKDQKLSEINKVLVEEIEPTLVKLKKEKEEYNKFISNSEEIEKYEKVEIAYKYYVAKNMMQKNQEKIEEATNEQKDLEKDIKDIEKEIEKYKQEKEKLTSETSVASVPMKLLIEEKEQLEKKISHLKSESKIEHKEKEKEKKKKEGIKKEIKRIENKLDDYQKNDENNNKNLKSYEDLQKKIQLLKEELNEKQNTINCLLSAGTNNNQYTGSFREQLKNYKTSLSKTETQINNLLQNSKHLEKEIINLKDQRKKYENEFNEINKEKEIENKKKESCEKELQKLNEEYNNLEELSTLQEERNSLCNDIERLQQELQVLKNIVNNIKIGYDIPNNMKPSDVLGQIYKLIKIKKEYDNTALAVHLILGSKLSYILVHNKENSKSLFEYNNFSKGNRRVTLLPLEDCIVSRDLNEKSVEECRKFVGLDAHDKKEVIYFLDIMEYDKKLEKLIKYLFNGTLICSNVDICKKITYNTNRKLSYPTITLEGDKFDTSGSMSGGSNKNINLFLVHYEKYENKKKEYYEKENKLKEINEKLAILEKAEERKKKINKDIQIYTNNLSNMENRMETSKYGSICQKIEQSKEEIDKGRKELSELYEEQKKLTEIIRKIEKDILEYENDKDKKEEHLKEAVKKLKNKIKQLEAEEHKKKEEVDDVLLQIENYKKQMEKESNDLVNSDETINEIEKKINEIENNINTTKEELKGLEKKITELQISFSSYDIEIKQVVKKIEDLEKKRSKDMLKLKKLENTLTDLQTDFKAGSDTIKQLNKTHVWIESYEPLFNKKYTPYDFENFRHDVIQKKIQTLQNEQNKLSININRKAVQMYEQVQEDYKDLITKKSQVEEDKKKIQEVIADLDVKKSESLLAMYQQINDYFQAIFSTLLNNAQAKLSVVDGDLSNGIEMKVRKQRSKELSKKMKNKGMIISVENLIIAMKSLAAGIAFNNNWKESLTELSGGQRSLLALSLILALLKVRTVPMYILDEIDAALDLNHTQNIGDMIRTQFPHSQFIIVSLKEGMFSHADVLFKMRFIDGISTVNRHSLDVRQSTNKKEVTEVKRRRVTIHEKEPDD, from the exons ATGGAAAATagtttaaaaacaaatatgaataatacaGATTATAACGGA atgCATATTGAAGAGATAATTTTAGATGGCTTTAAAAGCTATCCTACTAAAACAGTGATAGGGCCATTTCACCCCCAATTTAATGCAATAACTGGTCTAAATGGAAGCGGTAAATCGAATGTTCTAGATGCTATTTGTTTCGTTATgggaataaataatttaagtttAATTCGAGTAAATAGATTAGATGAATTAATCTACAAACAAGGTCAAGCAGGGATAACAAAAGGAAGTGTtactataaaatttaataatgaagaaaagcCTAGTCCACTGCAAGAACCATATAGAgacatgaaaaatataacgaTTACTAGACAAATAGTATTAGGTGGAAGAAATAGATATCTTTTGAATAGTCACAATGCAAAACCAAAAGACATTAGCGATTTCTTTCAATCtttgaaattaaatattaataatccTCATTTTCTAATTATGCAAGGGAAAATAACAAAAGTTATTAACATGAAACCAGTTGAGCTTCTTGGCTTGATTGAAGAATCTAGTGGAACAAAACTGTATGAAGTTAAAAGAACAAATGCAATAAATTTAATGGTAAAAAAAGATCAAAAATTAAgcgaaataaataaagtgtTAGTAGAAGAGATAGAACCTActttagtaaaattaaaaaaagagaaagaggagtataataaatttattagtaatagtgaagaaattgaaaaatatgaaaaagtgGAAATTGCGTATAAATACTATGTAGCTAAAAATATGATGCAAAAGAAtcaagaaaaaattgaagaagcTACTAATGAACAAAAAGACTTAGAAAAAGACATAAAAGATATTGAAAAAGAGATAGAGAAATAtaaacaagaaaaagaaaaattaactaGTGAAACTAGTGTTGCAAGTGTACCTATGAAACTTCTTATTGAAGAGAAAGAACagttagaaaaaaaaatatcccATTTAAAATCAGAATCGAAGATAGAACacaaagaaaaggaaaaggaaaagaaaaaaaaggaaggtattaaaaaagaaataaaacgTATAGAAAACAAATTAGAtgattatcaaaaaaatgatgaaaataataacaaaaatttaaagtcTTATGAAgatctacaaaaaaaaatacaactgttaaaagaagaattaaatgaaaagcaGAACACAATTAATTGTTTATTAAGTGCAGGTACGAATAATAATCAGTATACTGGTTCATTTAGagaacaattaaaaaattataaaacaagTTTGAGTAAAACAGAAAcgcaaataaataatttattacaaaatagTAAACATCTGGAAAAGGAAATTATCAATTTAAAAGACCAAcggaaaaaatatgaaaacgaatttaatgaaataaataaagaaaaagaaatagaaaataaaaaaaaagaatcatGTGAAAAAGAattgcaaaaattaaatgaggAATACAACAATTTGGAAGAGTTAAGCACTTTACAAGAGGAGAGAAACTCTTTGTGTAATGATATAGAACGATTGCAACAAGAATTGCAagtattgaaaaatatagtgaataatattaaaataggaTATGATATTCCTAATAATATGAAACCATCCGATGTATTGggtcaaatatataaattaattaaaataaagaaggaGTATGACAACACAGCATTAGCagtacatttaattttaggAAGCAAGTTATCCTACATACTAGTACATAACAAAGAAAATAGTAAAAGTTTATtcgaatataataatttttctaaagGTAATAGAAGGGTTACATTGCTTCCATTAGAAGACTGTATAGTTTCTAGAGatctaaatgaaaaaagtgtTGAGGAATGTCGAAAATTTGTAGGATTAGATGCACATGATAAGAAagaagtaatatattttttagacATAATggaatatgataaaaaattagaaaaactTATAAAATACTTGTTTAACGGAACACTGATTTGTTCAAATGTAGACATATGTAAGAAAATAACTTATAATACTAATAGGAAATTGTCTTATCCTACAATAACATTAGAAGGAGATAAATTTGATACTTCGGGTAGTATGTCAGGAGgatctaataaaaatataaatttgtttttagtacattatgaaaaatatgaaaataaaaaaaaagaatactacgagaaagaaaataaattaaaagaaattaatgaaaagcTAGCTATACTAGAAAAGGCAgaggaaaggaaaaaaaaaattaataaagatatacaAATCTATACGAACAACTTAAGTAATATGGAAAACAGAATGGAAACTAGTAAATATGGAAGCATATGTCAAAAAATTGAACAATCAAAAGAAGAAATTGATAAAGGGAGAAAAGAATTAAGTGAATTATatgaagaacaaaaaaaattaacagaaATTATACGTAAAATAGAAAAGGATATATTagaatatgaaaatgataaagataaaaaagaggaacatttaaaagaagcagtaaaaaaattaaaaaataaaataaaacaattggAAGCAGAggagcataaaaaaaaagaggaggtAGATGATGTGTTGTTGCaaattgaaaattataagaaaCAAATGGAAAAGGAAAGCAATGATTTAGTTAATTCGGATGAAACCATCaatgaaatagaaaaaaaaataaacgaaattgaaaacaatataaatactACAAAGGAAGAGTTAAAAGGattagagaaaaaaattacgGAACTTCAGATCAGTTTTAGTTCTTATGATATTGAAATTAAACAAGTAGTAAAAAAGATTGAagatttagaaaaaaaaaggagtaaagatatgttaaaattgaaaaaactGGAAAATACATTAACAGATTTACAAACAGATTTTAAAGCAGGAAGTGACACAATAAAACAGTTAAATAAAACACATGTCTGGATTGAATCATATGAACCgttgtttaataaaaaatatactccttatgattttgaaaattttagaCATGATgtcatacaaaaaaagattCAAACACTTCAGAATGAACAAAACAAATTGTCAATAAACATTAACAGAAAAGCAGTTCAAATGTATGAACAAGTTCAGGAGGATTATAAGGATTTAATAACGAAGAAGTCCCAAGTAGAAGaggataagaaaaaaatacaggAAGTTATAGCGGATCTGGatgtaaaaaaaagtgaaagcTTATTAGCCATGTACCAGCAAATTAATGATTATTTCCAGGCAATTTTTTCTACACTTCTGAACAATGCACAAGCTAAATTAAGCGTAGTGGATGGGGACTTGTCCAATGGAATAGAGATGAAGGTAAGGAAGCAGAGAAGCAAAGAATTGtcaaagaaaatgaaaaataaaggaatgATAATATCAGTGGAAAATCTTATAATTGCGATGAAATCGCTAGCTGCAGGC atTGCATTTAACAATAACTGGAAGGAGTCATTAACTGAGTTGAGTGGGGGTCAGAGAAGTCTTTTGGCTCTTTCGTTGATTTTAGCATTATTGAAAGTTAGAACAGTACcaatgtatatattagaTGAAATTGATGCAGCATTAGATTTAAATCATACTCAGAATATAGGTGATATGATAAGAACACAATTCCCTCATTCtcaatttattattgtatcATTAAAAGAAGGTATGTTTTCACATGCAGATGTGTTATTTAAAATGAGATTTATCGATGGAATTTCTACAGTTAATAGGCACTCATTAGATGTCAGACAAAgtacaaacaaaaaagaggTTACAGAAGTAAAGAGAAGGAGAGTTACGATTCATGAGAAGGAGCCAGATGACTAG